The DNA sequence GACAGGGCTTTACCGCACACAAGTGTGGTATCGGGTAGAATAAACGACCGTTACCAGCAAAGCAATATTCATTGCTACTAACCCACCCATTAACAAAAAAATATCTACCTAACAAACAATAAGGCCTACCTTTTCCTAGTTTTAGTATAAATTTTTTCAACGCCATAAATGCCTTTCATGAAGCAAAATTTTACACCTGAAGATTTAGTGGCTTATCTGTATGCAGAAACCAGCATAGCCCAACGATTGACCATCCAGGATGCGCTGCGTCGTGACCCGGTACTGGCCCAAGAACTAGAACAACTACGCATGAGCAAACGTCAGTTTCCTAAAGTGAAATTTACCGCGCCTAAACGTAGCCTCCAGAGCATCTTGAACTACAGTCGTTCTACGGCACTGGAAGGACAGATATAAGTACCATCCAATTGTTTAATGCTTGTAACGAAGCTTAGATATCCCGAGTCTTGCTCAGCGCGAGGTTCGGGATTCTTGTTTTATATCAACAGCTACAAAAAAAGAAGAGGAGTAATGAACTTTTCATTACTCCCCCGTCCTATCCTATTAAAACCGATGGTCCCGGAAGTTTGGTAATTGTGTGTAGTGTATGTACTACGGCAGGACAATCAGTTTCATAGTAGTGTATTGGTCGTTAAATTTCACTTTAGCAAGGTAGATGCCAGCCGGCCATTGCCGAGTATCTATTTGGAAATCATGGCGCCCGGCAGGGTAGGTAGCTGCCGCTAATTGGGCCATTTGCTGGCCAGCCAGGTTGAAGATATTCGCTTCCATATCACCTTCCTTAGGTAGGTGGATACGCAATGTACCTTGTTGTGCCATTGGATTGGGGTAAGCCTCTAAAGTGAGGGTGGCCGTTTCCGCAATCCCAGTGTTTATTTCGTGATCGGTATTGGGCAGACTGGAAAGAGAGAAGTTCCAGTTGCCTTCATAAATCCAAACATCATTGCAAGTGTACAAATCAGGGCTTTGTGGATATCCATTGTTGCTAATGATGAAGTTGCTACAGTCGGTATTACTCAAGGTATAGGCGTACCACCCATTTCCTTCTGCTTGCATAGCCTGCCCTGGCCAGGAAGTAGTAGCCCCGGAAGGGCTAGCATTCCAAAAGTAAAGGGTCGGATTGTTCCAGCTACTGGGTTTGAAATGGATGGTAAGATCGCCAGCAGGGGCTTTGTCCCACACGGCATAGTCGGTGCCGGAGGTACGCAATACCCATCCTGAGCCACTTGGAGACCAAGAACCGGGGCCAATTTTCATAGCCACCTTGCCGTCAATTTCAGCGGCGTACAAATCCCAGCGGGCCTCTTTAATACTGAGGCTACTTTCGCTGTGGAGACCATTGTCTTTACGTACCGCAATGAGCTGATCAATAGCAGACTTCAAACCCCAGTCGAAGTAGTGATCCCAGAAAACAGAGGGAACGCCAGGGTGCGTAAGAATGTAAGCATAACCCTGCATGACCTTTCCTCCCGGGAAGGGCCAGTAATTTTGGGTACTTCCTGTATCGTGATTGTCAATAAAGGTAACGG is a window from the Lewinella sp. LCG006 genome containing:
- a CDS encoding alpha-amylase C-terminal beta-sheet domain-containing protein; the protein is METKNILAFCFSILLAVTLTAQNYSQRTDIMLQGFNWVSHSNSNGWYNVVQSKAQELGTAQFDMIWLPPPSDAAAPQGYLPRELYNVNSSYGTQQELTSCINALHNNGMKVLADIVINHRVGSTNWADFTNPTWGCWAVTNNDEWGQNGGNPCGNYDTGDNYHAARDLDHTNSTVQSDLTGWMNWLKNTIGFDGWRYDYVRGFNGYYNGLYNDGTNPYFSVGELWDNLDLNNVNAHRQQIVDWIDDTQGKSAAFDFTTKGVLQAAVNNQYWRLSINGGAPGVIGWWPSRAVTFIDNHDTGSTQNYWPFPGGKVMQGYAYILTHPGVPSVFWDHYFDWGLKSAIDQLIAVRKDNGLHSESSLSIKEARWDLYAAEIDGKVAMKIGPGSWSPSGSGWVLRTSGTDYAVWDKAPAGDLTIHFKPSSWNNPTLYFWNASPSGATTSWPGQAMQAEGNGWYAYTLSNTDCSNFIISNNGYPQSPDLYTCNDVWIYEGNWNFSLSSLPNTDHEINTGIAETATLTLEAYPNPMAQQGTLRIHLPKEGDMEANIFNLAGQQMAQLAAATYPAGRHDFQIDTRQWPAGIYLAKVKFNDQYTTMKLIVLP